The Cloacibacillus sp. genome includes the window GTAAGCTCCGACAACGCCGCGACGCTGGTCTTCGGCGACACGCGTTTCCCGCGCGACACGGACCGCAAGGACTGGTGGGACGAGTTTGAGTGGGATATTTTCAAACTGAATCTCAAAAAGAGCGAGGAGTGGACGCAGCGCTATGACTTCCCGCTCATCGAGCAGATACGTGTCACCTCGAACGACCAGCAGGGCATTACGATGAACATCATCGGCCCGAAGCCGCTGGTGCTGAAGGATATCTCCGGTATGCCGGGCTCCGACAGCCTGCGGATCATGCTTGAGAGCCCGAGGGATATTACGCCGCCGCCGCTGATCCCAAAACCGCGCCCCGTTCCCGCCGGCGACCCGCTCTCCATTTCGACGCCAGTTACTCTGGAGCTGCGCGAGGTCTCGGTGCGCGAGGTGTTCCGTATGCTCGCGAAGCTCAAGGATCTTAACCTTGTGCTCGACGCCTCCGTGCCGGAGACGCCGATGACCTTCTCCTTCAAGAATACCCGTTTCGGAGAGGTATTCGCCTACATGCTGCGCATGAACGAGCTTTCATATTCTCTGGTCGGCAAGACGCTTGTCGTAGGCACCGCCGACAGTATTGGCAAGACGCTGGGACAGAATCAGACGCGCCAGTATAAGGTGGCTTACGCCGAGGTGGCGAAGATGCCGGCGATAATCATGGGGCTCGTGCCTCTGCCGAAGCCGCCCGTCGTCGACGAACGTCTGCGTTCGCTCTATATTACGGCGACGCCGGAGCAGCACCGCCAGATCGAGACCTTAATAAACCGCGTTGACCACCCCGGCAGACAGGTGATGATCGAGGCGCGCCTCATCGAGATCAATGACGGCGCGCAGCAGGAGATCGAATCGATGATCGCCGCGGTCTATAAGGGCTGGATATTCACCTACGGCGCTACGGGGCTGGGCACGCGTTACACATATGGCAACGGACTGATCAAGCCGAATGTTAACCCGGTTGGGACGACTACGCAGGGCGAGCTGCCTATTGTAGGCGGTACGACCGATTCGACATTCCCGTCGAATGTCGTCGATCCGGCGATGAAGATGCTCGACGCCGGCCTCCGCGCGATGGAGTCGGACAATAAGGGCAAGGTGCTAGCCTCTCCCTCCGTCGTCGCCCTTGACGGTCAGAAGGCCTCCGTTAAACTGACCCATAATTATCTCTACCAGTCCGGCGTCGACGACAACGGCAATCCGGAGTTCTCGAACCAGGAGACGGGGCCGATGCTTGAGTTTACGCCGACGATGGGCCGTGACGGTTTCCTGACTATTAAGATGAAGATATCTACGGGAGAGATCGTCTCCTTCCGGCGTTCCGGCGACTCCG containing:
- a CDS encoding secretin N-terminal domain-containing protein → VSSDNAATLVFGDTRFPRDTDRKDWWDEFEWDIFKLNLKKSEEWTQRYDFPLIEQIRVTSNDQQGITMNIIGPKPLVLKDISGMPGSDSLRIMLESPRDITPPPLIPKPRPVPAGDPLSISTPVTLELREVSVREVFRMLAKLKDLNLVLDASVPETPMTFSFKNTRFGEVFAYMLRMNELSYSLVGKTLVVGTADSIGKTLGQNQTRQYKVAYAEVAKMPAIIMGLVPLPKPPVVDERLRSLYITATPEQHRQIETLINRVDHPGRQVMIEARLIEINDGAQQEIESMIAAVYKGWIFTYGATGLGTRYTYGNGLIKPNVNPVGTTTQGELPIVGGTTDSTFPSNVVDPAMKMLDAGLRAMESDNKGKVLASPSVVALDGQKASVKLTHNYLYQSGVDDNGNPEFSNQETGPMLEFTPTMGRDGFLTIKMKISTGEIVSFRRSGDSEAPETTKREVDTQVRVRNGEIFVMGGLYQENKTNNVTRVPILGYIPLLGELFKSRTSKHVKSQMAFIAIPYILDIPTGAAEVFDMPNVSLYQ